The sequence ATCGCGGCCGGCGTCGACCAGTACTCCGTCTTCCGCACCGACCCCTGGGGCCGCGGCGAGCGCTCCCTGCGCTCGGTCCAGCTGTGGGTGTACGGCGGGGAGGAGGCCGCCGAGGAAGGCCGCCGGGTGCGCCGCCTGCACAAGGACATCCAGGGCACCGACACCCGCGGCCGCCGCTACCACTCCCTGGACCCCGCCTGCTACGCCTGGGTCCACGCCACCGGCTTCCCAGTCTACCTCTACGCCGGGCGCTACCTGCTGCGCCGCTTCACCCCCGCCCAGGAGCGGCAGCTCTACCAGGAGTGGCTCCAGGTGGGGCGCATCCTCGGCCTGCGCGATCGGGACATGCCGCAGAGCATCGAGGAGTACTGGACGTACTGGGGCCGGATGCTGGCCGAGGAGATCGAGTCCACCGCGGTCGCCCGCGAGCTGATCTCCACCGAGGTGAAGCTGCCCCGACCGGAGGCCGGCTCGCCCGCCGTGCGCCTGCTGCTGAGGCTGACCTGGCCGGTGCTGCGGGCCGCCTTCCTGCGCCTACGGGCCTTCGTCACCGTCGGCTACATGCCGCCCGAGGCCCGCGCCGCGATCGGGCTGGAGTGGAGCCCGGCCCAGGAGCGCACGCTCCGGCGGTTCAGCACGGCCGTACGGCTCCTCGTACCGCTGCTGCCCGAGCGGCTGCGGTACCTGCCGATCGCCTACCGGGCGCGGGCCGCGTGGCATGCGGGCCGCCGCTGACGGCCCCCGGTGCGCACGCGGCCCCCGCCGGATGCGGGGGCCGCGTGCGGTACGGACTCAGTGCCGGTGGCCGGGCCCGGAGCCGTGCTCGGTGTCGTGGATCGTGTTCGTCTCCGCGATCTTCTTCCAGGACTTCGGCTCCGCGGTGGGCTTCGCCGCGGCGGACTGCTGCGACGAGCGGGCCGACGGCTTGGCCGCCGACGGGTTGAGGGCCGAGGCCTCGGGCTTGCCCGGGGTGTACAGCCAGGTCTCGAAGAGCTGCGCGAGCGGCTTCTTCGAGACCTTCTCGGCGTACCGGACGAAGTCCCCGACCTTGGCGTTGCCGTAGGCCCGCTCGGTCGGCCAACCCTTGAGGATCTCGAAGAACTTCTCGTCGCCGATCTCGTTGCGCAGGGCCTGCAGGGCGATGGCCCCACGGTCGTAGACGGCCCCGTGGAACTGGTTCTCCGGACCCGGGTCACCCGGCTTGACCTGCCAGAACGCGTCCTCGGCCGGGCGCAGGGCGTAGGCCCAGTCGGCCAGCTCCTGCGCCGTGCCCTCGCCCTCCTTCTCCGACCACAGCCACTGGCTGTAGCGGGCGAAGCCCTCGTTGATCCAGATGTCCTTCCAGCCCTCGACGGACACGCTGTCGCCGTACCACTGGTGCGCCAGCTCGTGCACGACCACCGAGACGTTGGCGCCGTTACGGAACTGTCCGGGGCCGTAGAACGGTCGCGTCTGGGTCTCCAGGGCGAAGCCGGCGGTCACGTTCGGCACGTAGCCACCCAGCGCGTTGAAGGGATACGGCCCGAAGACCCCCTCCAGCCACTCGGCGACCTCGCCGGTCCGCTCCACGCTCGCGCGCGCCGCGCCCGCGTTGTCGCCGAGGTCCTTGCTGTACGCGTTGAGGATCGGCAGCCCGCTCGCCGTCTTGTCGGTGGTGATGTCGAACTTGCCGACGGCCAGGGTGGCCAGGTAGGTGGCCTGCGGCTTGTTGGAACGCCAGTTGTACCGGGTCCAGCCGAGCCGCGAGGTCTGGGACTGCAGCACGCCGTTGCTGATGGCCTGGGTGCCGTCGGGCACGTTGATCGAGACGTCGAAGGTGGCCTTGTCCAGCGGGTGGTCGTTGCTCGGGAACCACCAGACCGCCGAGTCGGGCTCCTGCGCCGCGACCCCGCCGTCGGGCGTACGCTGCCACGCGGTCCAGCCGTCCACCTTGAACTCGGAGGGCTTCCCGGCGTACTTGACGACGACGGACAGCGGGGTGTTGCGCGCCAGCGGCTTCGCCGGGGTGACCTCCAGCTCGTGGGAGCCGGACGTGGCGAACTTCGCCTTGACCCCGTTGACCCGGATCTCGCTGACCTGGAGGCCGAAGTCCAGGTTGAAGCGGGACAGGTCCTGCTTGGCGGTGGCCAACAGGGTGGCCGTGCCCTCCAACAGGTCCGTCTTCGGCTGGTACTGCAGGCGCAGGTCGTAGTGCGACACGTCGTATCCGCCGTTGCCGCTGGCCGGGTAGTAGGGATCGCCGATACCCGGGGCGCCCGAACCCGAACCCGCCGCCGACGCCGGGATCACCAGCAGGAGGGAAGCGGCGAGCACGCTCGGGGCGATGACTTTGCGGTGCACGAATGGCTCCAAGTGGTAGGGGAGACAGATCGGTTCACAGAGTGGTCCAAGGCCTTGTCGCTCGACCGTATTCACCCTTGACCGCTCAGGTCATGTCCATGGCCCCTGCTGTCACACGATCGCCATTCGGCCGTCACGCGTCCGCGCGCGGGACGGTGCCGCGACCGACCGCGGGGGTACCGCCCACCCCGGCACACCCGCCCCGGCCTGCGCACCGACCGCCCGGAGCCCCCTTCCCGAACCCGCCACCGCCCGCCCGACCCCGCCCACGGGAACGTCCGGATCGCCACGACGCCCCCTTGCCACCCACCCGCCCCTGTGAACGCCCGATCACCCCGGAGCCCGGCCGGCGGTGTGGGGCGACCCCGCGCGGGGAACGGGGATCGTGGGGATCGGCCGGAGGGGGACGCGATGGAGATCGCGGCGTTGGTGGTGTCGTTGGTGGCGCTCGGCATATCGGGCGCGGTGTCGTGGCGACAGCTGCGCCTCACGGAGCATGCCAACACGCTGCCCGTGGTGGTGGACCTGTTCAGAGAGCACCGCAGCGTACGGCTGGCACGGGCGCGCAGCTTCGTGTACGAGGAACTGCCCGGCTGCGACCTGTCGCTGGGGCTGGCGGGCCTTCCCGCCGAAGGGCAGGAGCTCGTCCGCGAACTGGCTTGGTACTACGACAACCTCGGCGCTCTCGTGACGCACGGCGTGGTGGAGATCGAGCCCGTCTCCGGATACCTGGGCGGATCGGTGGTCACCGTGTGGGAGAAGATGGAGCCGCTGGTGGCGGTGGAACGGGCCCGGCGCGCACGGAACTCCCTGCCGGACCCCAATCGGTGGCAGGAGTATTTCGAGAACCTCTACCACCTCGTCCGGGAGGTGCCCCCCGAGCGGGCGCGCGCGGAGAGCCGGTCCTGGCGGCTGATCGGTCGCTGACGCGCACCCTGCCCGACGGCCCCCGCGGGCAGCCCTGTCCGGCGTACCGGATAGTCGGTACCGTGCCGCGCATGACCCTTCACCCGCGCGCCGCGCGACGCTGTTGGCACGCCGCCGTCAATCCGCTGCACTCCACCGTCTACTTCTCGCCGGAGATCGCCGAAGAGTTCGCCGGCCTCGGGATAACCGATCCGGTCGCCGTCAACCTGGCGCACCGCTCCGCCGCGATGGGCGCCGTCGGGGCCGGTGCGGTCACCGCCACCTTCTACAACTACCGGCACGACCTCGTCGCCCGGCACCTGCCCGCCGTCTGGGACACCGTCACCCCCGAGCAGGCCCTCGCCGCCCGGCTGCGCGCCGCCGACGCCGCCCTGACCCGGCTGCTCGGCGCCGAGACCGTGAAGTCCCCCGAGGTGGCCGAGGCGGCCGACCTGGCGATGCGGGCCACCGAGCGCTGCACCCGGCACGCCCGCACCCTGTACGCGGCCCACGCCGACCTCCCCGTACCCGCGGAGCCGCACCTGCGGCTGTGGCACGCCACCACCCTGCTGCGCGAGCACCGCGGCGACGGCCACCTCGCCGCCCTGCTCCTCGCGGGCCTGGACCCGGTGGAGGCCCTGGTCAGCCACACCGCCACCGGCAAGGGCATGACCCCGAAGTGGCTCAAGGCCATGCGGGGCTGGACGCAGGACGACCTCGACGCCGCAGCCGGCAGGCTGCGCGAGCGCGGAGTCCTCGACGCCGCCGGCGAGCTGACCGAGGAGGGCACGGCCCTGCGCGAGCGACTGGAGAGCGACACCGACCGCCTCGACGCCGCGCCCTACGAGCACCTCGGCGCGGACGGCCTGGCCCGCCTCACCGAGCTCGGCGGCGCCCTCGTCCTCAAGGCCGTGACCGCCGGGGCCTTCCCGCGGGACCTCATGGGCAGGGCCTGACGGGCAGGGCTCCGCCCGTCAGGGACCGCCACCTGCCACAATTGGCAGCCTTCCAGTGCAAACGAAGGCAGGCGGGACCCGATCGTGACGACGTCCATCGAAGGCAGGATCGCCGAGGAGCTCGGCGTACGGGAGCGGCAGGTCAAGGCCGCCGTCGAGCTGCTCGACGGCGGCTCCACCGTGCCGTTCATCGCGCGCTACCGCAAGGAAGCGACCGAGATGCTCGACGACGCCCAGCTGCGCACCCTCGAGGAGCGGCTGAGGTACCTGCGGGAGCTGGAGGACCGCCGCGCGGCGGTCCTGGATTCCGTACGGGAGCAGGGCAAGCTCACCGACGAACTGGCGGCGCGGATCGCCGCGGCCGACACCAAGGCCCGGCTGGAGGACATCTACCTGCCCTTCAAGCCCAAGCGGCGCACCAAGGCGCAGATCGCCCGCGAGGCCGGTCTGGAGCCGCTCGCCGAAGGCCTGCTGGCCGACCCGTCCGTCGAGCCGGTCGCCGCCGCGGCCGCGTTCGTCGACGCCGACAAGGGCGTCGCCGACCCGGCGGCCGCCCTGGAGGGTGCCCGGGCCATCCTCACCGAGCGGTTCGGCGAGGACGCCGACCTGATCGGCGAGCTGCGCGAGCGCATGTGGGGCCGCGGCCGGCTCGCGGCGAAGGTCCGTGAGGGCAAGGAGGAGGCGGGCGCCAAGTTCGCCGACTACTTCGACTTCGCCGAGCCGTTCACCGCGCTGCCCTCGCACCGCGTCCTCGCCATGCTGCGCGGCGAGAAGGAGGACGTCCTCGACCTCGTCCTGGAGCCGGAGGACCGCGAAGACACAGCGACGCCCGGCCCGTCCACCTACGAGGGCATGATCGCGCGCCGCTTCGGTGTCGCCGACCGCGACCGTCCCGGCGACAAGTGGCTGGCCGACACGGTCCGCTGGGCCTGGCGTACGAAGATCCAGGTGCACCTCGGCATCGACCTGCGGACGCGGCTGCGCCAGGCCGCCGAGGACGAGGCCGTACGGGTCTTCGCCTCGAACCTGCGCGACCTGCTGCTCGCGGCCCCCGCCGGCACCCGGGCGACCCTCGGCCTCGACCCTGGCTTCCGTACCGGTGTGAAGGTCGCCGTCGTGGACGCGACCGGCAAGGTCGTGGCCACGGACGTGATCTATCCGCACGTCCCCGCGAACAAGTGGGACGAGTCCCTCGCCAAGCTCGCCCGCCTGGCGAAGGAACACGCCGTCGAGCTGGTCGCCATCGGCAACGGCACGGCCTCCCGCGAGACCGACAAGCTGGCCGGGGACCTCATCACGCGCCACCCGGAGCTGAAGCTCACCAAGGTGATGGTCTCGGAGGCGGGCGCCTCCGTGTACTCGGCCTCCGCCTTCGCCTCGCAGGAACTGCCGGACATGGACGTGTCGCTGCGCGGCGCCGTCTCCATCGCCCGCCGCCTGCAGGACCCGCTCGCCGAACTCGTCAAGATCGACCCGAAGTCGATCGGTGTCGGCCAGTACCAGCACGACCTGTCCGAGGTGAAGCTCTCGCGCTCGCTCGACGCGGTCGTCGAGGACTGTGTGAACGGCGTCGGCGTGGACGTCAACACCGCCTCCGCGCCGCTGCTCTCGCGGGTGTCGGGCATCAGCGGCGGTCTCGCCGAGAACATCGTGGCCCACCGCGACGCCAACGGCCCCTTCCGCAGCCGCAAGGGCCTCAAGGACGTGGCCCGGCTCGGCCCGAAGGCGTACGAGCAGTGCGCGGGCTTCCTGCGGATCCGCGGCGGGGACGACCCGCTGGACTTCTCCAGCGTGCACCCCGAGGCCTATCCGGTGGTCCGGGGCATGGCCAAGACCGCGGGCAGCGAGGTGGCGGCCCTGATCGGCAACTCCGGTGTGCTGCGCTCGCTGCGGCCGGAGCAGTTCGTCACCGAGGCCTTCGGTCTGCCCACCGTCACGGACATCCTGCGCGAGCTGGAGAAGCCGGGCCGAGACCCGCGCCCGGCCTTCAAGACGGCGACCTTCAAGGAGGGCGTCGAGAAGATCGGCGACCTGGCCCCCGGGATGATCCTGGAGGGCGTCGTCACCAACGTGGCCGCTTTCGGTGCCTTCATCGACATCGGCGTCCACCAGGACGGGCTCGCGCACGTCTCGGCGCTGTCGAAGAACTTCGTCAAGGACCCCCGGGACGTGGTCAAGCCGGGCGACATCGTCCGGGTCAAGATCATGGACGTGGACATCCCCCGCAAGCGGATCTCGCTGACCCTGCGCCTTGAGGACGAGGCCGGAGCGGAGCGCGGCGCGGGCGCGCCCCGGCAGCGCGAGGACCGACGAGGCGGCGGTGGCGGCGGTGGCCGGCCGCCGCAGCAGCGCGGCGGGTCCGGTAACCGCGAGGGCGGCCGGAACCAGGGCCAGGGCGAGCGCGGCCAGGGCGGTCAGGGCCGTCGGCAGGGCGGCGGCAACGCCCCCGCCCCCGCCAACAGCGCGATGGCGGACGCCCTGCGTCGCGCGGGCCTCACCGCACCCGAGGAGCGCCGCAAGAAGTAGCCCCCGTCAAGGGTGTCTTGCGGCCACCCGACAGGCGCGGGCCCGCGTACGGAGTGGCCGAATAGCTTCCCCACCTGGGGACTTGCCTTGCCAACTCGCGTACAAGATCTGTAGGCATGGTGGAACGCCCGTTCGTCACTCGGCGGACGGGCTTCCGCGTTTTCCCCTCAGGACCGTATTCCCCGAGGCCGCCTCGAAGGCACAGGACGTCATGCCCATGCCCACACACGCCTACCACCGTTGCCCCGGAAAGGGTCCGAAGAGGGATCACATGCCCCACCGGCAACTCAGCATTCGCAAGAGGTGCGAGCAGATTCTCGGCCATCTGGATCTGACCCATCCGTTCTCCCTCGACGACCTGTGCCGCCGGATCGCGGAGCGGCGCGGCCGCCCCATCCGGCTCCACCCGCTCCCCAAGGAGGCGGCCGAGTCAGGAGTCTGCGGATTGTGGGTGGGCACGGCCAGCGTCGACTACGTCTTCTACGAGGCGCAGACCACCCCTCTGCACCGGGAGCACATCGTCCTCCACGAGCTGGGCCACATCCTCTTCGGCCACCACTCCCTGGAAGGGGAGGAGACCGACGGGCACGCCCCCGTGGTGCTCGGGCGCACCAACTACACCACCCGGCAGGAGCAGGAGGCGGAGATGCTCGCCAGCATGATCCGCATCCGCACGGCGAACCTCGCACCCCGGTCCGCGAACGGCGCACGCGGCACCCTGGCCCGGCTGGAGTCGGCCATGGGGTACGAGCGGGGCACCGATGGCCACTGACCTGACCGACCTCGGCAATTGGCTCGCCGTCCCCGGCGTGGTGTGCCTGTGGGCCGCCGTCCTGCTCCGCGCCCCCGGAGCCCTGCGCTCCCCGCAACAGCGCGGCCTGTGGCTGGCCGTCGCCACCGCCGCCGCCGCGATGACCCTCAACCTCCCGGACGTGGTCGCGTACGCGATGAGCCGCGGCCCCGGCTACGCCCACACCATCGGCCTCGTCCGCAACCTCATCGGCGTGCTGTCGGCCGGCGCCGTGCTCTACTTCGTCGCCGCCACCACCCGCGGCCGCAAGCTCCAACTCACCGCCTGCGTAGCCACCGTGGCCTGGCTCACCACCCTCGTCGCCCTGGACGCGGCGGCGCCCGACCACGGCACGCACACCATGCCCCCGGTCGGCGACCCGGTGCCCTCCCTCGCCTACTGGCTCGTGCTGATCTCCGCCCATGTGGTCGCCAACATCGTCTGCGTGGCACTGTGTTGGCGCTACAGCCGGCGTACCGAGAGCCGGGGCCTGGCCGCAGGTCTGCGGCTCTTCGGCCTCGGAACCGCCCTCGCCGGACTGTTCTGGCTGGCCTACCTGCTCAAGGCCCTCTTCGGCAGCACCTGGGCGATGCCCGCCCTCCCGCTGCTCATGAACCTGCACGGCCTGCTGCGCGCCGCCGCGATCCTCGTGCCCACCCTGTTCACGCTCCGCCGCACCTGCGCCGACATCGCCACGACCTGGCGGCTGTGGC comes from Streptomyces virginiae and encodes:
- a CDS encoding M1 family metallopeptidase, producing the protein MHRKVIAPSVLAASLLLVIPASAAGSGSGAPGIGDPYYPASGNGGYDVSHYDLRLQYQPKTDLLEGTATLLATAKQDLSRFNLDFGLQVSEIRVNGVKAKFATSGSHELEVTPAKPLARNTPLSVVVKYAGKPSEFKVDGWTAWQRTPDGGVAAQEPDSAVWWFPSNDHPLDKATFDVSINVPDGTQAISNGVLQSQTSRLGWTRYNWRSNKPQATYLATLAVGKFDITTDKTASGLPILNAYSKDLGDNAGAARASVERTGEVAEWLEGVFGPYPFNALGGYVPNVTAGFALETQTRPFYGPGQFRNGANVSVVVHELAHQWYGDSVSVEGWKDIWINEGFARYSQWLWSEKEGEGTAQELADWAYALRPAEDAFWQVKPGDPGPENQFHGAVYDRGAIALQALRNEIGDEKFFEILKGWPTERAYGNAKVGDFVRYAEKVSKKPLAQLFETWLYTPGKPEASALNPSAAKPSARSSQQSAAAKPTAEPKSWKKIAETNTIHDTEHGSGPGHRH
- a CDS encoding oxygenase MpaB family protein → MTKTDPVHPAGPAAARRTDPEPPPPGGVLWTIAGDVRALLMLPAAFTMQVAHPAIAAGVDQYSVFRTDPWGRGERSLRSVQLWVYGGEEAAEEGRRVRRLHKDIQGTDTRGRRYHSLDPACYAWVHATGFPVYLYAGRYLLRRFTPAQERQLYQEWLQVGRILGLRDRDMPQSIEEYWTYWGRMLAEEIESTAVARELISTEVKLPRPEAGSPAVRLLLRLTWPVLRAAFLRLRAFVTVGYMPPEARAAIGLEWSPAQERTLRRFSTAVRLLVPLLPERLRYLPIAYRARAAWHAGRR
- a CDS encoding DUF4760 domain-containing protein; amino-acid sequence: MEIAALVVSLVALGISGAVSWRQLRLTEHANTLPVVVDLFREHRSVRLARARSFVYEELPGCDLSLGLAGLPAEGQELVRELAWYYDNLGALVTHGVVEIEPVSGYLGGSVVTVWEKMEPLVAVERARRARNSLPDPNRWQEYFENLYHLVREVPPERARAESRSWRLIGR
- a CDS encoding MAB_1171c family putative transporter, encoding MATDLTDLGNWLAVPGVVCLWAAVLLRAPGALRSPQQRGLWLAVATAAAAMTLNLPDVVAYAMSRGPGYAHTIGLVRNLIGVLSAGAVLYFVAATTRGRKLQLTACVATVAWLTTLVALDAAAPDHGTHTMPPVGDPVPSLAYWLVLISAHVVANIVCVALCWRYSRRTESRGLAAGLRLFGLGTALAGLFWLAYLLKALFGSTWAMPALPLLMNLHGLLRAAAILVPTLFTLRRTCADIATTWRLWPLWRDLVEAVPHVALNKPRAWRVMELLWPPVPRNLLVYRKVIETRDAILILGEYVAPGAMEEARGQVTGRGVPEQRATAAALARVLKEARQAKLDGAPGQPGEAAALELPAAIHTSQEGGDLADEARFLVDVAQAYAAPATTRK
- a CDS encoding Tex family protein translates to MTTSIEGRIAEELGVRERQVKAAVELLDGGSTVPFIARYRKEATEMLDDAQLRTLEERLRYLRELEDRRAAVLDSVREQGKLTDELAARIAAADTKARLEDIYLPFKPKRRTKAQIAREAGLEPLAEGLLADPSVEPVAAAAAFVDADKGVADPAAALEGARAILTERFGEDADLIGELRERMWGRGRLAAKVREGKEEAGAKFADYFDFAEPFTALPSHRVLAMLRGEKEDVLDLVLEPEDREDTATPGPSTYEGMIARRFGVADRDRPGDKWLADTVRWAWRTKIQVHLGIDLRTRLRQAAEDEAVRVFASNLRDLLLAAPAGTRATLGLDPGFRTGVKVAVVDATGKVVATDVIYPHVPANKWDESLAKLARLAKEHAVELVAIGNGTASRETDKLAGDLITRHPELKLTKVMVSEAGASVYSASAFASQELPDMDVSLRGAVSIARRLQDPLAELVKIDPKSIGVGQYQHDLSEVKLSRSLDAVVEDCVNGVGVDVNTASAPLLSRVSGISGGLAENIVAHRDANGPFRSRKGLKDVARLGPKAYEQCAGFLRIRGGDDPLDFSSVHPEAYPVVRGMAKTAGSEVAALIGNSGVLRSLRPEQFVTEAFGLPTVTDILRELEKPGRDPRPAFKTATFKEGVEKIGDLAPGMILEGVVTNVAAFGAFIDIGVHQDGLAHVSALSKNFVKDPRDVVKPGDIVRVKIMDVDIPRKRISLTLRLEDEAGAERGAGAPRQREDRRGGGGGGGRPPQQRGGSGNREGGRNQGQGERGQGGQGRRQGGGNAPAPANSAMADALRRAGLTAPEERRKK
- a CDS encoding SCO6745 family protein produces the protein MTLHPRAARRCWHAAVNPLHSTVYFSPEIAEEFAGLGITDPVAVNLAHRSAAMGAVGAGAVTATFYNYRHDLVARHLPAVWDTVTPEQALAARLRAADAALTRLLGAETVKSPEVAEAADLAMRATERCTRHARTLYAAHADLPVPAEPHLRLWHATTLLREHRGDGHLAALLLAGLDPVEALVSHTATGKGMTPKWLKAMRGWTQDDLDAAAGRLRERGVLDAAGELTEEGTALRERLESDTDRLDAAPYEHLGADGLARLTELGGALVLKAVTAGAFPRDLMGRA
- a CDS encoding ImmA/IrrE family metallo-endopeptidase, which gives rise to MPHRQLSIRKRCEQILGHLDLTHPFSLDDLCRRIAERRGRPIRLHPLPKEAAESGVCGLWVGTASVDYVFYEAQTTPLHREHIVLHELGHILFGHHSLEGEETDGHAPVVLGRTNYTTRQEQEAEMLASMIRIRTANLAPRSANGARGTLARLESAMGYERGTDGH